The Sulfurospirillum sp. UCH001 genome segment CGTCTTAACATTGGGATAAGACCAACGCCCAATGCTACTAATTTTTTTTGTGACAGGATCATACCAAGGATATTTTTTATACTCTATGATTCGATACTCTTTTAACGTATTTAGTTTATCTTGCATTAATGCGGAAAGTGCATTGACCATCTTCGTATTTATCCTTTTGTATGAGTAATTATAGTCTTCTATTCATGAGTATTTTTTAGTTCTTAGGTTCAAATTATACATGGTGTGTGCTAGAAAGTATATTATGAAATACTTCTAAGAGTGATAACGATGCCAATGGGGAAGCATTTAATAAATGAAGAAAAGATTCTTTTGTTACAACACCTTCATTAAAAAGGGCATTGAGTTCTTCCTCATCACACTCGCGTACTATCTTAGCAAAAGCAATTCTCTCACGAGAAGTTAATTTAGCATAGCTTTTTTTAGAGAAAAGTTTGAAGATTTCAGTGTCACTAAATTGCTCTTCTGATTTGAGATGGCGATTCAGCATAACCATGATATTGTTTGGAGCTTTTTTGGCAATACACGATTCAGCATACTGAGCGTCAATATGTTTAAGAAGCAAATAGAGTTTATGTTTTTTATGTGATGGATGGCTCCACTCTTTAAAGGTACTTCTTGGGATATCTAAAAGATTCAGTGCTTGTGTCTCTTGCATGGCTCTCTCCTAGATGGAATTATAGCCGAATATCGTCTATAAAACAACATTTTAAGCTTTGGTCAATAAGTGTTCCATAGCCACTGTGAATATCAGAGTGAAATAGTTAATATCCCATGAGAAATGTTGGAAAAGTTCTCTTTTTAAGCGAGCTGACTTTGTTTGTATTGGATTTAGTGCTGAGATTCCATTGTCTTTAAAGAGCACAAAGTCGGTCATGTATTCTGCATGGTGAAAGATGTATTCAACTTTTCCATCGTCTCCAAAGATAGGCACATTCCAAGGACTCCCAAAGCCACTACTCCCATCTCGAAGGGGAACATCGTATCTTTGAATGCCTATAATGTCTGTTGTGCCATACTTCACAACACTGTCTAAAAAGATATGAAGATTACTCACACCTTTAAATAATTCAAACAGCATTTGATACAAAAAGATGATTTGGAACTAGGGAATTAAAGTGCGAGTTTTTAGCGATTTTTTTTCTTTATCATTGATCCAATAATTCTACATAGGAGAATCAACATATGAAAGAGTATATGCCGTTTATCAAAGGAAGAAATATTCCATCTAAAGAAGGCAAAATAATCGATGATAGAAACCCTGCAACGGGAGAAGTATTTGCTAAAGTGCACTTGGCAAGTGTGGAGGACATCGAAGAAGCCATCAGTACTGCATATGCAGCATCAAAGCTTTGGGCAAAGACAACTCCACGAGAAAAAGAAGCGGTCTGGAATGACCCCACAACACTAGACACTCTTGAAACTGTTAATACGGTCGATAATGACCACATGAAACATCAAGAGGAGAAAGTAATTCCATGGCAAATAAACTATACACAGACGAGTTCAAACAAGAGGCAGTCAATCAAATTGTAAAAAATGGCTATCCCATTAAAGATACCGCACAAAGATTAGGAGTGCATCCTGATTCACTCAAAGCATGGATAAAAATCTATAGTAATCCTCAAAGTACCTCACAACACCAAGCTTCCAAAGATTTATCATCCGAGAATAGGAAGCTCAAAGCAGAATTAAAAAGAGTCACCGAGGAGCGTGACATTCTAAAAAAGGCCGCAGCGTACTTTGCCAAGAATCAAAAGTAAAGTACGCCTTCATTAAAGAGTATAAGCCATTTTATCCCGTGCGAAGAATGTGCAAAGCTTTGCAAGTCCATTTTAGTGGTTATTATGCATGGAATAAACAACCAGAATCAAAACGTGATAGAGATAATAAAGTGGTCTTGCAACACATTAAAGAGGCTTATGAACACAGTGGTCGTATCTATGGATATCGAACTGTTACCAAAGATCTTATAGCATCAGGTATCAGTGTGAATAAAAAAAGAGTCGCAAGACTTATGAACATAGCCAAACTCTTTGGTGCAGGTGTCAAACAGAAAAAACCTCGTTATAAAAAAGGGCAGAGACATTTGGCACATCCTAACCATCTTGGGCAGTGTTTCAATGTTCAAGAGCCAAATCACACATGGGTAACAGATATAACCTATATCAAAACACATGAAGGATGGTTTTATTTAGCGGTTGTATTAGACCTTTTCAGTAGAAAAGTTGCTGGATGGGCAACAAGTCATCGCATGACAACACAGTTAGCTCTAAAAGCTCTGGAAATGGCAACCTTTAGACAAAAACCACATCATGAAGTTATTGTACACTCTGATCAAGGATCACAGTATAGCTCTTACGAGTGGCAAGCACTCCTAAAAAAATACAACCTGATTCCTAGCATGAGCAGGCGAGGCAACTGTTATGATAATGCAGTGGCTGAAAGCTTTTTTAAAACATTTAAGCGTGAATGTGTCAAAAAACAGATTTATATTACACGAGAGGAAGCACAATCAGACATATTTTATTACATTGAAATGTTTTATAATTCAACCAGAAGGCATAGCTATCTTGGTTATATTTCGCCCAATGAATTTGAAAAAAGATATAATGAGAAATTAAATATGGCTTCGCAGAATTAGAGTGTGTCTACAAATGTGGGGTCATTCCAGATTGCTATACAACTCCAATGCAACACGTATATGGTAGTATTGAACAACGATTCGTAGCAGGAAATTGTATGAACAGAATAGATGTAATTCCATGGGATAATAATTTTAATACAGGTTTAACAGAAATAGATGCCCAACATCGTAAGCTTGTAGAGATCATTAATCAACTTGCAGCGAGTTTTGCGTTTGATGCATCTACTATCAATCTTTCAACAGTTTTTGATGAGCTCATCGCCTATACACACTATCACTTTAGTGCAGAAGAAAGCATATGGAATTCATATTTGCTGAATGAAAAAAGTGCAATTCAACATAAACATACACATGAATCTTTCATCCAAACATTATCAGATATTATTGAAAAACAGCAGGGGAAAGAGATTGAAGAAGTTGCTGAAAACACCTTAGATTTTTTAGTGCAATGGCTTGTATCGCATATCTTGGAATCGGATCGTTATATGGCATATTTAGTCTTTGCTATCCAAGATGGGAAAGATTATACACACGCAAAAGTGTGTGCACAAGAGAAGATGAGTGGGCATACTCGAGATATGATTGATATAGTGATGGAAATTTATAAAATTCTGTCTCGAAATACACTTCAATTAATGCGTAAAGTGACATTACAACAAAAGATAGAACGTCAACTCCAATTTAAGGAACAATTTTTACAAACACTTATCCATCAAATTCCAGACATTATCGTGATGAAAGATGCAGATGGTCATTTTATCTTAGCGAATGAAGCAGCAGCTCATTTTTACGGAACAACTTCGGAAGAAATGATTGGTAAAAAAGATATTGATTTTGGTGTCTCTCAAGAGCTTTCAAATATCTCACAGATACGTATGCAACAAATCATAGAAAGAGGTGAAACTGAAACGGTCTATGAAGATCGTGAAAATGTTTTAACCGGAGAAATACGACACTTTAAATTGATTAAAAAACCAATTCAAGATAATGATGGAAATAATCATCTAATAAGTATTGCCTATGATTTAACGGAAGAGCAAAAAATTAAATATTCACTAGAACAACGTACCAGTTTCCTCAAAACCCTTATTAAGACTATCCCCGATCTTGTTTGGGTTAAAAATCCCGATGGAATTTATATGCTGTGCAATCCTCGCTTTGAAAAATTATATGGTGCGCCAGAAGAAGAAATTATAGGAAAAAACGATTATGATTTTGTGAGTAAAGAACTTGCAGATTTTTTCCGCCAACAAGATTTTAAAGCAATGGAAAAAGGGACATCGTCTTTCAATGAAGAGTGGCTAACATTTGTTGATGGGCATAAAGAACTTGTTGAAACGACAAAAACACCAATGTTTGATAGCAAAGGAAATTTACTTGGAGTTTTGGGTATTTCTCGCGATATCACG includes the following:
- a CDS encoding aldehyde dehydrogenase family protein: MKEYMPFIKGRNIPSKEGKIIDDRNPATGEVFAKVHLASVEDIEEAISTAYAASKLWAKTTPREKEAVWNDPTTLDTLETVNTVDNDHMKHQEEKVIPWQINYTQTSSNKRQSIKL
- a CDS encoding IS3 family transposase (programmed frameshift), whose protein sequence is MANKLYTDEFKQEAVNQIVKNGYPIKDTAQRLGVHPDSLKAWIKIYSNPQSTSQHQASKDLSSENRKLKAELKRVTEERDILKKGRSVLCQESKVKYAFIKEYKPFYPVRRMCKALQVHFSGYYAWNKQPESKRDRDNKVVLQHIKEAYEHSGRIYGYRTVTKDLIASGISVNKKRVARLMNIAKLFGAGVKQKKPRYKKGQRHLAHPNHLGQCFNVQEPNHTWVTDITYIKTHEGWFYLAVVLDLFSRKVAGWATSHRMTTQLALKALEMATFRQKPHHEVIVHSDQGSQYSSYEWQALLKKYNLIPSMSRRGNCYDNAVAESFFKTFKRECVKKQIYITREEAQSDIFYYIEMFYNSTRRHSYLGYISPNEFEKRYNEKLNMASQN